From the genome of Prunus persica cultivar Lovell chromosome G8, Prunus_persica_NCBIv2, whole genome shotgun sequence:
TGTTTAAATGTTCTTGTACTACtaagaattcaaatataaCTTATCTGGTTTTATAGTCGGTCTAATACTCTCCCTCTTATTGGTTGAATGAAATGTTTCTATTTCATACATTAGAAGTGATCATACATACCCCTTAACCTATCGTAATTCTAATCCTTTTGTGGACCTTTATCAGTGCTTAGGCTAATCTCAAAGGCTTTGGTTTCTTAAATTTTCGTtaaccaaaaatatataaatgaaaagtcgGTGCAATGCAATGTGAGCAAAAATGTAGAAAAGCAGGGGCATTTGAGTACACCCACACCCACCTCAACCACTGAGACCTTGGCGGAACTCCGCGTCAAATGTGCTTTTGGATTTCTTCGTGTACATGTCAGCCAGCCGCTGCGtggaattattttattttatttctctctctctctctctctcttcccccatctttttatattttctctcttatttttttttctcttctctagagggagaagaagagaaaaaggatTGAAAGCGAAGAAAGCGGTTTCAGCCCTTTGCTCCTTGTGTTTCCTTACTCTCTCCATTTCGCTCTCACTGCTTCGCTCGCAAAACCCTAATTCTCACTCTAATTTTCTCCATCTTTCTACCACTCTTGGCTCCCACAACTCAAGATTTCGCTCTTCGGTTTGAGATCGGTCAGTTGCTTCTCCCATTTCAACCTTCtcttttcaattgtttttttacttgtcttattatttatttattttattgtaattgtGTTTTTTGGGAGGATCTATTACTTTATGCTTCATTTCTGGTAAATTGGTGCTGGTTTACTTCTTTTTCCCAATTTTCTCATCATCAGGATTTCTAACTACTTGAAAATCATTGCATTTGTGTAATTCTTGGACTAAACTTTTACTGGGTCTGATTAGAATTTCGctctaattatttttaacattGCGTGCAAATTTTACTATCAATCATTACTTGTTAttgattttttcatttttaaaaagcagATTTTGAGACTGGACTTGAGTTTCATACTGTATGTTACTCAAGATAATCTTATAAACTGAGTGTCTTGCACAGATTGATGTCTAGGTCGGCAATAATGGTGGTATCTGTTTTACTAGCAACCCATATCTCTGTTTGTTGTTTCTGTTTATAGCTAAATAGTTAGTTGAATTTGGTGGGTTTCCCTTTACATGCCCCAATTGTTTGAAATTAGATGATAACTTACGATGTATTCATTAATCTTATCTTATGCACTTTCGCTGATCTCCTTTGCTGTTTTGTTTCTCATTCCTAGATTATATGCTCGTGTCTGCGCATTAatcctttgttttctttgttgattTATGACATATTTATGTTACATTGTAGGGTTTACCGCACTTCCACAAAAATTGGCTGTGCGGTCCTCGTTTTAGGCTGTTATCTTTGAGTTTGTTTCAGTCTATGGGTTCTACTATGGCTGGTGAGTTGCTGGTGAACGCCAATGGCAATGGTAACACCCAGCCTAATCCACAAAGGACTTACCAAGTTGTTGTGGCTGCGACCCGAGAAATGGGTATTGGAAAGGATGGGAAACTACCTTGGAGATTGCCCTCTGATCTCAAGTTCTTTAAGGAAGTCACTGTGACCACATCAGATcccggaaaaaaaaatgcgGTCGTTATGGGTAGAAAAACATGGGAGAGCATTGCCCCTGAGCATCGACCTCTACCTGGTCGCCTTAATGTTGTTCTGACTCGTTCTGGGAGTTTTGATATTGCTACTGCAGAGAATGTTGTGATATGTGGAAGCATGGCATCTGCTTTGGAATTGTTAGCTGCTTCTCCTTATTGTCTGTCAATTGACAAAGTATTTATCATAGGGGGTGGCCAGATACTAAGGTGTgactttgttgtttgtttctatATTGCTAActgtgtttttctttatttcttttattaacaTTTCTGTATCCAGGGAAGCTCTCAATGCGCCTGGCTGTGATGCCATTCACATTACAGAAATAGAGACAGACATTGAATGTGACACTTTCATCCCTGCAATTGATTCCTCTGTATTTCAGCCGTGGTATTCATCCTTTCCCAAGGTGGAAAATAGCATTCGCCATTCCTTCACAACTTATGTTCGTGTAAGCAGTTCTGCAGTTGAATCCCTTTGTCAAAACAATGATCTGATCTCTAGTAGTAAGTCAGATTCCGTTAAGTGTGAGGTAAAGAATTTCTCTTTCCTGCCCAAGATGATTTTTGAAAAACATGAAGAGCACATTTATCTAAGTCTGGTTCGAGAAATCCTCTCAGATGGCACTTCTAAGGATGATAGGACAGGGACTGGTACTTTATCAAAATTTGGTTGCCAGGTAATCTCAAGCTaagtttttgagaaattactGTTATGTTTCATTTAGCATTCTCTTGATTAAAAGCGGATAAGTGatgtttactaattttcttcttatctcCACAGATGCGGTTCAATCTGCGCAGAACTTTTCCTCTTCTGACAACCAAGGTGTGCATATGCTCAGATTTGTTCTTTTACATATGTGTTGCttttatatttcttaattttgatagttataccaattttctctcttggcaAGAGGTTCAATTGTTAGAGacttgagtttttatttatttatttattattattattttttataaatccaTTTCAGTGCATAAACTGACATACATTGTGGTCATTTGGTCCAATAGAAAGTATTTTGGCGAGGGGTTGTTGAAGAACTTCTGTGGTTCATCAGTGGTTCAACAAATGCCAAGGTATTACAATTTCGATGAACGTTTTAACTCATATGTATGCTTTCCTTGTTTCATATTCTTTACATCACAAGGGGACTACAGTTGAACAAGTTGAGTTTGCGCATGTTGAAAAGTTGATTTGTTTATCCAAAGTTGAGCATTTGAAATTTGTGTTTCTGTTTTCTCCACAGTACATTGATAAAAAGTGATGACTTGTTCTGATGTTTTCAGTAGGGCCATTGCTTTGAAAATGTGTGTAATTTTGTGAAGTAAGAGCAGTTGAAAGGGACCATTTTGGAAGTTTCTTACATTTAAAAATATGTTctcatttttacttttaagagttctatttatattttaactttCCATGAGACCATACTTACCTTGCTGGCTTGTAAAAGACATAAACGCCATTGATTTCCTGTTTCTGAAAGAGAAGTTTATGACAAGAAGTAGGTTCTTCTATTTAGTgctttatttgatttattggCAGGTCCTTCAGGAGAAAGGCATTCACATATGGGATGGAAATGCTTCTAGAGACTACCTTGACAGGCAAGTATTTGACTTCCCGAATGTGTGACGAGTTCCAGGTTTCATGCTTTTCTAAGTGATTTTTGTATCCACTTCAGTGTTGGTTTAACTGACAAGGAAGAGGGCGACTTGGGGCCAGTATATGGGTTCCAGTGGCGACACTTTGGTGCTAGGTTAGTGTACTTCAGTTTAAGTTCAGCGTCTAGATTTTTACTTTATCTAAAAATGTCTAGCTTTGAATTCACCTATTTCTCTTCCATATTACAGGTATACTGACATGAATGCTGACTACACTGGCCAAGGATTTGATCAGTTGTTAGATGTTATTGACAAGATTAAAATTAATCCAGATGATCGGCGGATTATACTCTCGGCCTGGAATCCTTCTGATCTCAAATTGATGGCACTCCCACCTTGTCACATGTTTGCTCAGGTTTGTCTTGAGATGGTacatcttttgtttctttatcatttgtcttttgttttacTACATCCTTATATTTGTCTTTGCAGTTCTACGTAGCCAATGGAGAGTTATCATGTCAAATGTATCAGCGTTCTGCTGACGTCGGCCTGGGCGTGCCATTTAATATTGCATCATATGCTCTTCTGACATGCATGATTGCTCATGTTTGTGGTATGCATTCTAAAGATAGTTTTATCAGTTATTGGATTAGATCATTTTAGCTGGGGCCTTTGTGTCATTGGCCATCTAATGGATTTAAGAACCTTAATGTTGCGTGTTTAGAGTCTATCTTTAATAGACTTTTATCTTGTGCAGATCTTGTTCCAGGTGatttcattcatgttttaggGGATGCTCATGTTTACCGCACTCACATCAGGCCTTTGCAGGAGCAGCTTGAGAAATTGCCCAAGCCTTTTCCAGTAAGTTTTGTGATGTTGCATAAATGatcttgtttttggttttgaaagTGTACTCACTTCACCCCTCCCTCTCTCATTTCTACCTGTTACATGCACTGACCAGTTACAACTGCTTACCTCTATTTTAATGCAGATTTTGAAGATCAATCCTGAGAAAAAGAATATAGATTCTTTTGTAGCGGCTGATTTCGAACTGATAGGTTATGATCCTCATCAGAAGATAGAAATGAAAATGGCCGTATAGGGCTCTCTCAAATTTTCAGTAGAGAGCTCAGAGACTTATCTTTATTTCTAGGCGGAGCTGCTGTTAGTTTCGAGGCAAGTACATGattttacattttcttttttgtttctgctGACGAGTCTAACCCCGCTTATGCCTCAAATTGTTACTTTACTATTTTAAATTAGTTTGCATAGCATGCGGTTGAGATTTCTTTGGGCTGTAGAGTTTACATATGCATCTCTGCCCATCAAGTTGGTTAGCAGATTCCGTGATTATCTGTATAGTTATTGTCGTATTAAAGAATTCATATGGTGGTATACGTTATGGGGTTGTGAAAATGCAGGAGTCGAGTATGTGTGTCTGGCTACCTTATGATCTGTCTACCGAGAATATTTGATTTAGAATTCTATAAGAAAAGCTTCTAATTtcataaacaaaccaaaaattaggaatgaaatgaaaggggTAGCCCTCTTCATAACATGAGTGATAGAAAGAGTGCTAATTAGATGATTCTGTAAATCTTAAGAAAGGCTTGTCCTGCTTCAGCGAAATAAATGAGAGTCGTTTTATGTGCTCTGTTCTCTCTTTCGTTGAGAGTCATCGGTACTGCC
Proteins encoded in this window:
- the LOC18768793 gene encoding bifunctional dihydrofolate reductase-thymidylate synthase, with amino-acid sequence MGSTMAGELLVNANGNGNTQPNPQRTYQVVVAATREMGIGKDGKLPWRLPSDLKFFKEVTVTTSDPGKKNAVVMGRKTWESIAPEHRPLPGRLNVVLTRSGSFDIATAENVVICGSMASALELLAASPYCLSIDKVFIIGGGQILREALNAPGCDAIHITEIETDIECDTFIPAIDSSVFQPWYSSFPKVENSIRHSFTTYVRVSSSAVESLCQNNDLISSSKSDSVKCEVKNFSFLPKMIFEKHEEHIYLSLVREILSDGTSKDDRTGTGTLSKFGCQMRFNLRRTFPLLTTKKVFWRGVVEELLWFISGSTNAKVLQEKGIHIWDGNASRDYLDSVGLTDKEEGDLGPVYGFQWRHFGARYTDMNADYTGQGFDQLLDVIDKIKINPDDRRIILSAWNPSDLKLMALPPCHMFAQFYVANGELSCQMYQRSADVGLGVPFNIASYALLTCMIAHVCDLVPGDFIHVLGDAHVYRTHIRPLQEQLEKLPKPFPILKINPEKKNIDSFVAADFELIGYDPHQKIEMKMAV